A window of Mustela erminea isolate mMusErm1 chromosome 19, mMusErm1.Pri, whole genome shotgun sequence genomic DNA:
TCTGTCATCTGCCTCATTCATTCCCACCTACCTGGATGGAAGCCTATGgtctcctttctcttcacatCCCAGAGCTGCTTCTTTTGCTCCAAAAAAGTGATCAGGTCCAGCTTTGACACAGTGAGACCTGTttacaaggaaaaaggaaaatgactatTGCCAGAGATTCTAACTTTCCATCAGGATTGTGTTCAGCACAGAAGAGAGGATATTGTACAATTCTAGAAAATGGTTTCCCAAAAGCTATTGCCCTACAGTTCCTTTAGAACACACTGGAGGCATTTCCAATGTTGACATCCTGACCTCCACTTCCAAGCAGTAGACatagtaagaaaaggaaatttcagtTCAACATGTGAACAGCACCATTCTCTGCCACTAAGTGTTTAGAATTGCAACTCATCTACAGAAGTGGGGGTATTACGTTGAGAAGCTAAAGATGAAAAACACATGATGATGACTTTTCTCTACATGTAGaaacccttccttcctcccctctctgtctggaTCTGAATTCCAGTTATTCAAACAGGAATTGTCCAAGAGACAATCTTCACAGGAAGCAGAAAACCCAGAGTGTGGTTTGGGGAATCTGGAAGGAGTCTTCCTCACCCAAGAAGCAGAGGTGTCCGTAGTTCTCCGACATCACATCCCTGTACAGTTGCCGCTGAGTGTGGGTCAGGTGTCCCCACTCCTCCTGAGAGAATTCTATGGCCACATCCTTGAATGTCAGCTGTCCCTGAAATAAATACCACAGTCACCAAGTGGCCATTGACACAGCTCATGATGGTTCCTAAGATGAAAGAGGGAGTTAATATTACTAGCTAAACCCAAGACCTGACTTTTCCTGCTCCAGGACATGAgtgtggaataaaagaaaaacccatgAGACAGAGGGCAGTACTGACTGACAACCTCCACTCCCAGAAGTCAACCCTACCAACTACAGAGAGGTGAGAGCGCTCCTTGTCCAGTGCACACTGCTGGCATGCAGGAGAAGAACCAATGTTCCAGAAGGAATTATGAGATATTTCTGATGTGAATCTTGGTGTGCAGGAGTGGATGATGAAGAAACAATTACTGAGATGCCTTCGGTACCAAAGCTGTGGTCTTCCTGATGATGCAGAGTCATAGGCCC
This region includes:
- the LOC116579162 gene encoding putative protein ZNF720 isoform X2, whose amino-acid sequence is MASSQGQLTFKDVAIEFSQEEWGHLTHTQRQLYRDVMSENYGHLCFLGLTVSKLDLITFLEQKKQLWDVKRKETIGFHPGRWE
- the LOC116579162 gene encoding putative protein ZNF720 isoform X1 → MASSQGQLTFKDVAIEFSQEEWGHLTHTQRQLYRDVMSENYGHLCFLGLTVSKLDLITFLEQKKQLWDVKRKETIGFHPEIQEIDWCYTMTIPQNYLLESAQYIVCHVVCPWRNEVLMTPSQP